In Plasmodium vivax chromosome 14, whole genome shotgun sequence, the genomic window tcttcttttatttgcaaaaatttctCCACTTGCTTGTGCAGCAGGTCGACTGAATCCATGTGGCTGAGTTCGATGCACTGCGAGGGGAAATTGCATCGAGGAGAAGGGGGTGCGCCGACGTGTGTTAAGGTGGTGCGTTTGAACATGTTCATGTATTTccatacaaatttttattaacggGTGAACGCGCGATGCACTCTGCACTCTGCACGACGGTGTCCCTAACTTACGTGCACCTTCCCGGACTTCTGATGGAAGAGGTAAATCAAATAAGGCAGAGGGGCGGGTTCCggcaaaatgtaaataatttcacctgaacaaattttataatgtgCAAAGGTTTTGTCGAGGTCCATTAGTTGGCTTCTAATTTGGTAGAGAAAACCATCCTGTTCATTAAGGATCCCATTGCGCGTGAGGACTTCCCGAATGGtttcatcttcttcatactccactttttttacaaactgaTTGGAACCCTTTATGTAGACTACActtgcttcttcaccactgCTGTTTTCGCATATGTCCGTAAGTTCGTCCATCACCAGGGTGGAAGCTTCTTCGCCGACAGTGTCCAGCATCTcggcgggggggggcaggCATAAAAGCGTTCACTtaaatgtgtgcacataaatGTGTGTAAGAGCTACACACACGAATGGCGCCTGGGAA contains:
- a CDS encoding hypothetical protein, conserved (encoded by transcript PVX_122560A), whose protein sequence is MLDTVGEEASTLVMDELTDICENSSGEEASVVYIKGSNQFVKKVEYEEDETIREVLTRNGILNEQDGFLYQIRSQLMDLDKTFAHYKICSGEIIYILPEPAPLPYLIYLFHQKSGKVHCIELSHMDSVDLLHKQVEKFLQIKEENQILIYGGKCLNNTKTLKEEKMCRESLVTILDKRDIPEIESGADGV